The Rhinoraja longicauda isolate Sanriku21f chromosome 25, sRhiLon1.1, whole genome shotgun sequence genome has a window encoding:
- the LOC144605905 gene encoding zona pellucida sperm-binding protein 3-like: protein MKVFSVRLECIYPVNEVPISLTTIPTTGVLAGDGNLIFSMMIMTDDWTAQRPNSLFFLGTSINLEASVVAMYHQALRLYVQDCIATPTSSLAMSPENYTIITNHGCLVDGKTGNSKYLPRQDGTVLQFVVQAFKFLSLEDAEIFIHCKVKVWDPSGDDLVHKACSFDQQTQSWQLLDAPLQSSLCDCCNSICQSRHKRATEPETSVGHVIKVGPMRILSKQHGSTPLENQRVMLLATPLLACFLGMVFLFLYKWKIRNVHHSC, encoded by the exons ATGAAAGTATTCAGCGTTCGCCTGGAATGCATCTACCCAGT GAATGAGGTACCAATATCTCTGACAACCATTCCAACAACTGGGGTTCTAGCTGGAGATGGCAACCTGATCTTTTCCATGATGATAATGACTG ATGATTGGACTGCTCAGCGACCAAATTCCCTCTTCTTCTTGGGAACTTCAATTAACCTGGAAGCCTCTGTTGTGGCCATGTATCATCAGGCCCTCCGTCTCTATGTACAGGACTGCATTGCCACACCAACAAGCTCACTGGCCATGTCTCCAGAGAATTATACCATCATAACCAATCATGG ATGTCTTGTTGATGGAAAAACTGGAAATTCCAAGTATTTGCCCAGGCAAGATGGCACAGTCCTTCAATTTGTTGTGCAGGCATTCAAATTCCTCAGTCTGGAGGATGCTGAA ATTTTTATACACTGCAAGGTCAAGGTATGGGACCCTAGTGGGGATGATCTTGTGCATAAAGCATGCTCATTTGACCAGCAAACACAAAG TTGGCAGCTACTGGATGCCCCGTTACAAAGTTCCttgtgtgactgctgtaattcaaTCTGCCAATCTCGCCATAAACGAGCCACAG AGCCAGAAACTAGTGTTGGCCATGTAATCAAAGTGGGTCCCATGAGAATTCTCAGTAAACAACATGGATCCACACCTTTGG AAAATCAAAGGGTTATGCTCCTGGCAACACCCCTGTTGGCTTGTTTTTTGGGAATGGTTTTTCTGTTCCTGTACAAATGGAAGATCAGGAATGTGCACCACAGCTGTTGA